The Medicago truncatula cultivar Jemalong A17 chromosome 4, MtrunA17r5.0-ANR, whole genome shotgun sequence genome includes a region encoding these proteins:
- the LOC11418934 gene encoding F-box/kelch-repeat protein At3g06240 → MDLPQELILQTLLRLPVKSLILFKCVCKLWISIISDPQFANSHFQLNLTKHTRRFLCISALSPEIRSIDFDAFLNDAPASPNFNCSLPDSYFPFEIKGSCRGFIFMYRHPNIYIWNPSTGSKRQILMSAFNTKAYINLYGFGYDQSRDDYVVVLLSNKVNPFLVGVPQSHLEVFSFKDNTWKEIEGTHLPYGDNYREGEGVVFNGAIHWLSSRRDIALDVIVGFDLTERILFEMPLPNDVDHTELVHSGLWVSGEFLSIWVKDTTNDTIEIWVMKEYNVHLSWNKTLVLPQYVIPGHYFNPLYYSRFADYFHPMYSTENGDIIGKYGGTKLVKYNDKGQFLGHHSFCNSPSEVVVYTESLLSLSGDDEHV, encoded by the coding sequence ATGGATCTTCCTCAAGAACTGATCCTTCAAACTCTGTTGAGGTTGCCGGTGAAATCTCTTATATTGTTCAAATGCGTTTGTAAGCTATGGATTTCTATTATCTCTGATCCTCAATTTGCAAATTCACATTTCCAACTTAACCTTACAAAACACACTCGTAGATTTTTATGCATTTCAGCTCTATCTCCTGAAATTCGATCAATTGATTTTGATGCATTTCTTAACGATGCTCCTGCTTCACCCAACTTTAACTGTTCCCTTCCAGACTCTTATTTTCCCTTTGAAATTAAAGGGTCATGTAGAGGTTTTATATTTATGTATCGTCATCCAAACATTTACATATGGAATCCATCCACCGGATCGAAAAGACAAATACTTATGTCTGCTTTTAATACCAAAGCGTATATTAATCTATATGGTTTTGGTTACGATCAGTCTAGAGATGATTATGTGGTGGTTTTATTGTCCAATAAAGTTAATCCATTCTTAGTTGGTGTTCCTCAATCACATTTGGAGGTTTTCTCGTTTAAAGACAATACTTGGAAAGAAATCGAGGGTACTCACTTACCTTATGGCGACAATTATAGAGAAGGAGAAGGGGTGGTTTTTAATGGGGCTATTCATTGGTTGTCTTCGCGTCGTGATATAGCTTTGGATGTCATTGTTGGCTTTGATTTAACGGAAAGGATATTGTTTGAGATGCCTCTTCCAAATGATGTTGACCACACAGAGTTGGTACATTCTGGTTTGTGGGTATCTGGGGAATTTCTCAGTATATGGGTTAAGGATACTACTAATGATACAATTGAAATATGGGTGATGAAAGAATACAACGTGCATTTATCTTGGAATAAGACTCTTGTTCTTCCTCAGTATGTCATTCCTGGTCACTACTTTAACCCTCTGTACTATTCCAGATTTGCGGACTACTTTCACCCTATGTATTCTACAGAAAATGGTGATATTATTGGAAAATATGGTGGTACTAAATTGGTGAAGTATAATGACAAAGGACAGTTTTTAGGGCATCACTCCTTCTGCAACAGTCCATCCGAAGTTGTCGTGTATACAGAGTCTCTACTTTCACTCTCCGGTGACGATGAGCATGTTTAA